TCCCCTCGTAGATAGCAGATGCGCAAGTCTCGACCACTGCTACCTATGCATCGACAGCTGCCCTGAGAATGCCATAATTAGGGAGAAACCGGTCAAAATAGACCTGAGCAGGTGCACGGAGTGCGGGGCGTGCGTAAATGCCTGCCCCGTCGGCTATCTGACACCCCCTAGTTTCACGCTCATCGGTTTCAGGAGGTTCGCGAGGGAGTCCGATATCATTCACGCAGTTCCCCTATCGAAGCTTGAGGAAGTGGAAGATGGGAGCATCATTAGATCCCAGGAAGGATCCTTCCCGCTCGTTGCCGTACTGCTCTCCAAGGAGATGGGGGTTGAATTCAGGGGCGTCGGGCTTGACCTCTTGGATCC
This Thermoproteota archaeon DNA region includes the following protein-coding sequences:
- a CDS encoding 4Fe-4S binding protein, which translates into the protein MSKEVELIEVHEEPDEESLALEIAQKLDEGISVVLKGPPERVKVIIELIRRYGANWLRVVYSPPWEDPAKYVEYARYLRSEAPYRVLGEKPLKRRILIRRMAKASFDYMDAPLVDSRCASLDHCYLCIDSCPENAIIREKPVKIDLSRCTECGACVNACPVGYLTPPSFTLIGFRRFARESDIIHAVPLSKLEEVEDGSIIRSQEGSFPLVAVLLSKEMGVEFRGVGLDLLDP